A single window of Pyrus communis chromosome 10, drPyrComm1.1, whole genome shotgun sequence DNA harbors:
- the LOC137747078 gene encoding kinesin-like protein KIN-7F, whose protein sequence is MVAVDGEEPMQEPAGHGERILVSVRLRPLVEKETARNDVSDWECINDTTIIYRNNLSVSERSMYPTAYSFDRVFGTDCSTRRVYEEGAKRVALSVVSGINSSIFAYGQTSSGKTYTMSAITDYTVADIYDYIEKHTEREFNLKFSALEIYNESVRDLLSADTTPLRLLDDPERGTIVERLTEETLADWNHFKELLSVCEAQRQIGETALNEASSRSHQILRLVIESSAREFLGYDKSSSLTAVVNFVDLAGSERASQTLSAGARLKEGCHINRSLLTLGTVIRKLSKGRSGHVPYRDSKLTRILQSSLGGNARTAIICTMSPAHSHVEQSRNTLLFASCAKEVTTSAQVNVVMSDKALVKHLQKELTRLENELRGSGHKIVSADSSTLLREKDLQIEKLKKEVSELTQQRDLAQSQVKDLVRVLGDDKPSEEDLERYYPKLRRRASWDFEMQKAGAPVLAVSRGQANNVRSFGTSQYSDGDSRTSSEETLFQLPDLEENFTHTDSSRQLSDGIPNFVDGNLHQEQSKEHFDGNSEDFCKEVRCIEVEESGTNRYIASDISDSSASRYQNSNMSSPLANTATSGLTTVENGDGTNQELESPLPKQKGFVVPSSERTPQWLPEKDMFCPSVVMLRSRSCKARLMNNSSPWWLELVEKNESTPAIEYEKKFIGRPEGFQKKLPSLNYGAETERLSRNASQASARSAVIDERKAQDTKSTTNDKVTESSTLVEGTEETTDTQCNTQLADSVVPETDSMPIPSPKDVKDVGLDPMPIDDESPSRWPSEFNKLQREIIELWDACNVSLVHRTYFFLLFKGDPSDSIYMEVEVRRLSFLKDTFSRGNQTLEDGQTLTPASSMKALTSERHMLSKQMRRRLSEDERNNLYLKWGISLHSKHRRLQLANLLWSNTQNLDHIMDSATIVAKLVGSVEPEQAFKEMFGLRFAPRDTLTKRKSHFWSESFRSLV, encoded by the exons ATGGTGGCCGTTGATGGCGAGGAGCCAATGCAAGAGCCAGCTGGCCACGGGGAGAGAATATTGGTTTCAGTCCGGCTGCGGCCTCTGGTTGAGAAGGAGACTGCTAGAAATGATGTGTCGGATTGGGAATGCATTAATGACACAACTATCATATACAGGAACAATCTTTCAGTTTCCGAACGCTCCATGTACCCAACTGCCTACTCATTTG ACAGAGTATTTGGGACTGACTGCTCCACAAGGCGGGTGTATGAAGAAGGAGCCAAGAGAGTTGCTCTCTCAGTTGTCAGCGGTATAAACT CAAGTATCTTTGCATATGGACAAACAAGCAGTGGAAAGACGTATACCATGAGTGCAATTACGGATTACACTGTTGCGGATATATACGACTACATAGAGAAG CACACGGAGAGAGAATTCAATTTGAAGTTCTCTGCCCTGGAGATCTACAACGAATCTGTTAGGGACCTCCTTAGTGCAGATACCACTCCGCTTAGACTTCTAGATGATCCAGAG AGAGGTACAATTGTTGAGAGACTCACCGAGGAAACTCTAGCGGACTGGAACCATTTCAAAGAACTTCTATCTGTCTGTGAAG CTCAAAGACAGATAGGGGAAACAGCCCTAAATGAAGCAAGCTCCAGATCTCATCAGATTCTCAGATTG GTCATTGAAAGTTCAGCGCGTGAGTTTCTTGGCTATGACAAATCAAGCTCCCTTACTGCTGTTGTG AACTTTGTCGATCTTGCTGGAAGTGAACGTGCATCCCAGACGTTATCAGCTGGAGCAAGGTTGAAAGAGGGTTGCCACATAAATCGCAGTTTACTAACTCTGGGCACTGTTATCCGTAAGCTCAG CAAGGGAAGAAGTGGGCATGTTCCTTACAGAGATTCAAAGCTAACCCGCATACTGCAGTCCTCGTTGGGAGGAAATGCTAGAACTGCCATCATCTGTACCATGAGTCCTGCACATAGCCATGTTGAGCAATCAAGAAATACCCTCTTATTTGCAAGCTGTGCTAAAGAAGTGACAACAAGCGCACAAGTTAACGTGGTCATGTCGGATAAAGCATTGGTGAAGCATTTGCAAAAAGAATTGACTAGACTAGAGAATGAGTTGAGAGGTTCAGGACACAAAATTGTTTCAGCTGATTCTTCAACATTACTGAGAGAAAAGGACCTTCAAATTGAAAAG CTCAAAAAAGAGGTATCGGAGCTAACTCAGCAACGAGACCTTGCTCAATCTCAGGTTAAGGATCTGGTGCGAGTGCTTGGAGATGATAAACCATCAGAA GAGGATCTGGAACGTTATTACCCCAAATTGCGTCGGCGAGCTTCATGGGACTTTGAAATGCAAAAGGCAGGTGCGCCTGTTCTGGCCGTCTCTCGCGGCCAAGCCAACAATGTGAGATCTTTTGGCACCTCTCAGTATTCTGATGGAGACAGTAGGACTAGTTCAGAGGAGACTCTGTTCCAACTTCCTGACTTGGAAGAGAATTTCACGCACACTGATTCCTCCCGGCAGTTATCAGATGGCATTCCTAATTTTGTTGACGGTAATCTGCATCAAGAGCAAAGCAAAGAACATTTTGATGGAAATTCAGAGGATTTCTGCAAGGAAGTTCGCTGCATTGAAGTGGAAGAGTCTGGCACAAACAGATATATAGCGTCAGATATATCAGATTCAAGTGCTAGCAGATACCAAAACTCAAATATGTCGTCTCCTTTAGCAAACACAGCTACCTCAGGACTGACCACAGTCGAAAATGGAGATGGCACAAATCAGGAATTGGAGTCACCCCTACCTAAACAAAAAGGTTTTGTAGTTCCATCTTCTGAAAGGACACCTCAATGGCTGCCCGAGAAAGATATGTTTTGCCCCTCTGTTGTGATGTTGAGGAGTAGAAGCTGCAAAGCAAGGCTTATGAATAATTCGTCTCCATGGTGGCTTGAGTTGGTAGAGAAGAATGAGAGCACACCTGCAATTGAGTATGAGAAAAAATTTATAGGAAGGCCCGAGGGTTTCCAAAAGAAACTTCCTTCACTGAACTATGGTGCTGAGACTGAAAGGCTATCAAGAAATGCTTCTCAGGCTTCTGCAAGAAGTGCAGTTATTGATGAGCGTAAAGCACAGGATACAAAATCCACAACTAATGACAAGGTAACTGAAAGCAGTACTTTAGTTGAAGGAACAGAGGAAACGACCGATACACAATGCAATACTCAACTTGCTGATTCTGTG GTACCGGAGACGGATTCAATGCCCATACCATCTCCAAAGGATGTAAAAGATGTTGGCTTGGACCCAATGCCCATTGATGACGAAAGCCCTTCAAGGTGGCCTTCAGAATTTAACAAGCTGCAAAGAGAGATCATTGAACTTTGGGATGCCTGCAATGTGTCATTGGTTCACAGGACTTACTTCTTCCTCCTATTTAAAGGTGACCCAAGTGATTCGATTTACATGGAGGTTGAGGTCAGGAGATTGTCCTTCCTCAAAGACACATTTTCGCGTGGAAATCAGACTCTGGAAGATGGCCAAACTCTAACACCCGCTTCAAG CATGAAGGCTTTGACTAGTGAGAGACACATGCTGAGCAAGCAAATGCGAAGGCGACTCTCTGAGGATGAAAGAAATAACCTCTACCTAAAGTGGGGTATCAGTCTACACTCAAAGCATAGGCGGTTGCAATTGGCAAACCTCCTGTGGAGTAACACACAAAACCTGGACCATATCATGGACAGTGCCACAATTGTTGCAAAGTTGGTAGGTTCAGTAGAGCCCGAGCAAGCATTCAAGGAGATGTTTGGTCTCAGGTTTGCACCGCGGGACACTCTCACCAAGCGGAAATCTCACTTTTGGTCAGAAAGTTTCAGGTCTCTTGTGTAA
- the LOC137748183 gene encoding B-box zinc finger protein 19-like, with product MRTLCDSCEGAAAIVFCAADEAALCRACDEKVHMCNKLASRHVRVGLATPSEVPRCDICENAPAFFYCEIDGSSLCLQCDMIVHVGGKRMHGRYLVLRQRVEFPGDKPGNSDDPASQPIDPAEIRRVQQHHPPRMTIGENPQNHRASPIRASDANADGHVKMDNKLIDLNMKPHRMHGQASNKED from the exons ATGAGAACACTTTGTGATTCCTGTGAAGGCGCAGCCGCAATCGTGTTTTGCGCTGCGGACGAGGCTGCCCTTTGCCGCGCCTGCGACGAGAag GTTCATATGTGCAATAAGCTTGCTAGCCGGCATGTTCGCGTTGGTCTTGCTACTCCAAGTGAAGTTCCCCGCTGTGACATTTGTGAAAATGCACCTG CTTTCTTTTATTGCGAGATAGATGGAAGTTCCCTCTGTTTGCAATGTGATATGATTGTTCATGTTGGAGGCAAAAGAATGCATGGAAGATATCTTGTACTGAGACAAAGAGTTGAG TTTCCAGGAGATAAACCTGGTAATAGTGATGACCCAGCTTCCCAACCCATTGATCCAGCTGAGATCAGAAGAGTACAACAACACCATCCACCTAGAATGACAATAGGAGAGAACCCGCAAAATCACCGGGCGTCTCCTATTCGTGCTTCAGATGCCAATGCCGATGGGCATGTAAAGATGGATAATAAGTTGATTGATTTGAACATGAAGCCTCATCGGATGCATGGACAAgcttcaaacaaagag GACTAG
- the LOC137747791 gene encoding uncharacterized protein produces MQLENVIGKVSWLTILLSSVNSEDMDCSQLNHVSREPLLFLIWEENALLADTGNSFQVRSEAAATLGEISRHDCEHSIIEEGGVEPFLKFVGEGPIEGQENAVRTLGSLGHAWESVEHVVLADVCKVWAKILREGPMKVQAAVAWAVSEIAARHPKCRDVFVRHDVVYWLLSHLAFETVEVDGNHATSKTNSNVNGNEDPATKAAMKAMATRALAKLAKGNSAIVPSIAESSVLLILAVNLEKGTKDVQLQSAEALMEITAVAEEDAELRTSALYRNSPARKSTVDQLVIKITDEKEDPELLIPCIKAVGNLATTFEATDTRMIVDTLLRLLHETNNFVTKNACIALTKFACTSNYFHVEFSTAIIIAGAATQLIRLFYFGNWNVQLPGRILICYIAIHVPGSEELAQAKVLAVLKWAPKQSYMTPAETLYTLLHKATSTLDLYHSQGSKRR; encoded by the exons ATGCAGCTCGAAAATGTAATTGGCAAAGTGTCGTGGCTGACCATACTGCTTAGTTCTGTGAATAGTGAGGACATGGACTGCTCTCAGCTTAACCATGTATCACGTGAGCCACTTCTGTTCCTGATTTGGGAAGAAAATGCTCTCCTTGCTGACACGGGTAATTCGTTCCAAGTTCGATCAGAAGCAGCAGCTACACTTGGTGAGATTTCTCGGCACGATTGCGAACATAGCATCATTGAAGAAGGGGGAGTTGAACCCTTTTTGAAATTCGTGGGAGAGGGTCCAATCGAAGGCCAAGAGAATGCTGTCCGGACTCTGGGGTCACTCGGACATGCCTGGGAAAGCGTCGAACACGTGGTCCTTGCTGATGTATGCAAAGTGTGGGCAAAAATCCTCCGAGAAGGTCCGATGAAAGTTCAGGCTGCTGTGGCATGGGCGGTGTCAGAGATCGCAGCTAGACACCCCAAATGCCGCGATGTTTTCGTACGGCATGATGTAGTCTACTGGCTCTTGAGCCATCTAGCATTCGAAACTGTTGAAGTAGATGGTAACCATGCCACGAGCAAAACCAATAGTAATGTCAATGGCAATGAAGACCCTGCCACTAAGGCTGCAATGAAAGCTATGGCGACGAGAGCCCTTGCCAAACTAGCCAAAGGGAACTCAGCCATTGTTCCTAGCATCGCAGAATCAAGTGTCCTCTTAATTTTAGCTGTGAACCTAGAAAAGGGTACCAAAGATGTTCAACTGCAATCTGCCGAAGCATTAATGGAGATCACTGCGGTTGCTGAGGAGGATGCTGAACTGAGAACATCTGCCTTGTATCGTAATTCTCCAGCTCGGAAATCTACCGTTGATCAATTAGTAATAAAGATCACCGATGAGAAGGAAGATCCGGAGCTCCTGATCCCGTGCATTAAAGCTGTTGGGAATTTAGCAACAACATTTGAAGCAACAGACACAAGGATGATTGTTGACACTCTTCTGCGACTTTTACATGAAACAAACAATTTCGTTACGAAAAATGCTTGCATTGCCCTCACAAAATTTGCATGTACAAGCAACTATTTTCACGTTGAGTTTTCCACGGCAATAATTATTGCTGGAGCAGCTACGCAATTGATCcgacttttttattttgggaaTTGGAATGTTCAGCTTCCTG GGCGGATTCTCATATGTTACATTGCGATTCATGTGCCTGGGAGTGAAGAGCTTGCCCAGGCTAAGGTGCTCGCCGTGCTTAAATGGGCTCCCAAGC AGTCTTATATGACCCCAGCTGAAACACTCTACACACTCTTACACAAGGCTACAAGTACGTTGGATCTTTATCAttctcaaggttctaaaagacgttag
- the LOC137748237 gene encoding pentatricopeptide repeat-containing protein At1g09820, with protein MLKLLSSSSSSFACLHAGRTCTRLCSSTSTSTTPTSPPVNLPLISELIEKQHWSEFKSHLKDSSFVTVTRQLFDSGADSKIILRYFTWSQKDPKFTHPLELTCRLLHSLANAKEYSDIRAFLDRFVRSHEKHSVSSIFHLLAMGGSQFCANCVIVDMLVLAYVKNMRTRLGFEAFQRAGDYGFKLSKLACNPLLSGLVKEKEIGCVEYVYKEIIRRRIEADLFTFNIVINGLCKVGKLNKARDITNDMKAWGVPPNVVTYNSLIDGYCKMGGLGKMHKADAILKEMVANNIRPNEITFNILIDGFCKDENVASALKVFEEMKQGLKPNVVTYNSLINGLCCNGKLDEACGLRDEMLGFGLKPNIVTYNALIKGFCKKKRMKEARELFDDTRNQGMAPNVITYNMLIDAYCKDERMEEAYALFNSMSERGVSPNTSTFNCQISGFCRQRNVGTARKFLDEMESRGLKADPITYNILIDGLCKGGESRKAERLLNEMFKKGLSPSHVTYNTLMDGYCREGNMKAALNVRAQMEKEGKRANIVTFNVLIKGYCMKGKLEVANKLLNEMLEKGLIPNRTTYEVVKEEMMDKGFLPDIDGHLYNISCS; from the coding sequence ATGCTGAAgctcctctcctcctcctcctcctccttcgcATGCCTCCATGCTGGCCGAACCTGCACCAGACTCTGCTCCTCAACTTCCACCTCCACAACTCCAACATCGCCGCCAGTCAACCTCCCATTAATTTCAGAGCTCATAGAAAAGCAACACTGGTCGGAGTTCAAAAGCCATCTCAAAGACTCGAGCTTTGTGACAGTTACCCGCCAACTGTTCGACTCGGGAGCTGACTCAAAGATAATACTCAGGTACTTCACTTGGTCCCAGAAGGATCCCAAATTTACACACCCTCTTGAACTTACTTGTAGGCTCTTGCACTCCCTAGCAAATGCGAAAGAGTACTCGGATATCAGAGCTttcttggatagatttgttagaagCCATGAAAAGCATTCGGTTTCTTCGATTTTTCACTTGCTTGCAATGGGTGGGAGTCAGTTTTGTGCAAATTGTGTTATAGTTGATATGTTGGTGTTGGCATATGTGAAAAATATGAGGACCCGGTTGGGTTTCGAGGCGTTTCAGAGAGCCGGTGATTACGGGTTTAAGTTGTCGAAATTGGCTTGTAACCCTTTGTTGAGTGGTTTggtgaaggaaaaagaaattggGTGTGTTGAGTATGTTTACAAAGAGATTATTAGGAGGAGGATAGAGGCTGATTTGTTCACTTTCAATATTGTGATTAATGGGTTGTGTAAAGTTGGGAAATTGAACAAGGCAAGGGATATTACTAACGACATGAAGGCTTGGGGGGTCCCTCCAAATGTGGTTACTTATAATTCTCTTATTGACGGGTATTGCAAAATGGGTGGTTTGGGGAAGATGCACAAAGCCGATGCCATTTTGAAGGAGATGGTGGCTAATAATATTCGCCCGAATGAGATtacttttaatattttgattgaTGGGTTCTGTAAAGATGAAAATGTAGCATCTGCACTCAAGGTTTTCGAGGAAATGAAGCAGGGTTTGAAACCCAATGTGGTTACATATAATTCACTTATTAACGGGTTATGTTGTAATGGGAAGCTGGACGAGGCTTGTGGTTTGCGGGATGAAATGCTTGGATTTGGTTTGAAGCCAAATATAGTTACCTACAATGCACTCATAAAGGGGTTCTGCAAGAAGAAGAGGATGAAGGAAGCTAGAGAGTTGTTTGATGATACTAGGAACCAAGGTATGGCGCCTAATGTTATAACCTATAATATGCTAATCGATGCTTACTGTAAGGATGAGAGGATGGAGGAAGCATATGCGTTGTTTAATTCAATGTCAGAGAGAGGAGTTTCCCCCAACACTTCGACATTTAACTGCCAAATTTCTGGTTTCTGTAGGCAACGAAACGTGGGAACAGCCAGGAAGTTCTTGGATGAAATGGAGAGTAGGGGCTTGAAAGCTGATCCCATAACGTATAATATATTAATAGATGGATTGTGCAAAGGAGGGGAGTCCAGAAAGGCAGAAAGGTTATTGAATGAGATGTTCAAAAAGGGTTTGAGTCCTAGCCATGTGACATACAATACCTTGATGGATGGGTATTGCAGGGAAGGAAACATGAAGGCAGCTTTGAATGTGAGGGCACAGATGGAGAAAGAAGGGAAGCGGGCAAATATTGTAACATTCAACGTGTTGATCAAGGGATATTGCATGAAGGGCAAACTTGAAGTTGCAAATAAACTTCTTAATGAGATGTTGGAGAAAGGTTTGATCCCAAATCGAACTACTTATGAAGTTGTAAAAGAAGAAATGATGGACAAAGGTTTCCTTCCTGATATAGATGGACATCTGTATAATATCTCTTGTTCTTAG
- the LOC137746770 gene encoding V-type proton ATPase subunit c1-like, which yields MAPSTFSGDETAPFFGFLGAAAALVFSCMGAAYGTAKSGVGVASMGVMRPELVMKSIVPVVMAGVLGIYGLIIAVIISTGINPKAKSYYLFDGYAHLSSGLACGLAGLSAGMAIGIVGDAGVRANAQQPKLFVGMILILIFAEALALYGLIVGIILSSRSGQSRAD from the exons ATGGCGCCATCCACCTTCAGCGGCGACGAAACGGCACCGTTCTTCGGCTTCCTTGGCGCGGCGGCCGCCCTCGTCTTCTCCT GTATGGGAGCGGCGTACGGCACAGCGAAGAGTGGCGTGGGCGTGGCGTCGATGGGGGTGATGAGGCCGGAGCTGGTGATGAAGTCGATTGTTCCGGTTGTTATGGCGGGAGTGTTGGGTATCTACGGTTTGATCATTGCTGTGATTATCAGTACTGGAATTAACCCAAAGGCCAAATCTTACTACCTCTTCGATGGGTACGCCCACCTCTCCTCCGGTCTGGCTTGTGGACTCGCCGGACTTTCCGCCGGAATGGCCATCGGCATCGTTGGCGATGCCGGTGTTAG GGCGAACGCACAACAGCCAAAGCTTTTTGTTGGCATGATTCTGATTCTCATCTTTGCTGAAGCTTTGGCTTTGTATGGCCTGATTGTCGGTATCATCCTTTCATCCCGATCTGGACAGTCCAGAGCAGATTAG
- the LOC137748238 gene encoding glyoxylase I 4-like — translation MEIEEVSNCEALPLLSLNHVSLLCRSVWTSMRFYEEVLGFVLIKRPSSFNFNGAWLYSYGIGIHLIESPAMEDYELRPINPKDNHISFQCTDVGLVKRRLQDMGMRYVTAVVEDDGVKVDQVFFHDPDGYMIELCNCENIPIIPISACSFKPRGSSFKKAPTSCGFMETLMMESLSLDMMNFSF, via the exons ATGGAGATTGAGGAAGTAAGCAACTGCGAGGCACTGCCTTTGCTCTCTTTAAATCATGTGTCCTTGTTGTGCAGATCAGTGTGGACTTCTATGAGGTTCTATGAAGAAGTGTTGGGGTTTGTTCTCATCAAACGCCCCTCTTCTTTCAACTTCAATGGAGCCTG GTTGTATAGTTATGGCATTGGGATACACTTGATTGAAAGTCCAGCAATGGAAGACTATGAATTGCGACCGATCAATCCCAAGGACAACCACATCTCCTTCCAG TGCACTGATGTTGGACTTGTTAAGAGGAGGCTGCAAGATATGGGGATGAGGTATGTGACAGCCGTGGTGGAGGACGACGGGGTCAAGGTAGACCAGGTGTTCTTCCATGACCCAGATGGGTATATGATCGAGCTCTGCAACTGTGAGAACATCCCAATCATTCCAATCTCTGCTTGTTCCTTCAAGCCCAGAGGTAGCAGTTTCAAGAAGGCACCGACTAGTTGTGGATTCATGGAGACTCTGATGATGGAAAGCTTGAGCCTGGACATGATGAACTTCTCATTTTGA